The Klebsiella sp. RHBSTW-00484 genome includes a window with the following:
- a CDS encoding DUF4234 domain-containing protein has protein sequence MTDISTLSQRLATPTLNFVLLTVATCGIWPLLWLYKKQDIMSDTTGYPVCGNLFIIWLSVCFGLGRQFGVMASPDLAGYDTGSDTLLALSGILSLACGVMYIVWAFKARAALRHYALNTFRFDLRMNAFYTVLFNVFYITYCINDMPQALAKHRIIHGQGPVPPESPSPQ, from the coding sequence ATGACCGACATTTCGACACTCAGCCAGCGACTGGCGACGCCGACCCTGAACTTCGTGCTGCTCACCGTCGCCACCTGCGGTATCTGGCCGCTGCTCTGGCTGTATAAAAAGCAGGATATTATGAGCGACACCACCGGGTATCCGGTTTGCGGCAACCTGTTTATCATCTGGCTCTCCGTCTGTTTTGGGCTCGGACGACAATTCGGCGTGATGGCCTCACCGGACCTCGCCGGCTACGACACGGGCAGCGATACACTTCTGGCCTTAAGCGGCATTCTGTCGCTTGCCTGCGGCGTGATGTACATCGTCTGGGCCTTTAAGGCCAGGGCTGCACTGCGACACTATGCGCTGAACACCTTCCGTTTCGACCTCAGAATGAATGCGTTCTACACCGTGCTGTTCAACGTCTTCTACATCACCTACTGCATCAACGACATGCCACAGGCGCTGGCGAAACACCGGATTATTCATGGTCAGGGCCCCGTGCCGCCGGAGTCTCCGTCACCGCAGTAA